A window of the Lolium perenne isolate Kyuss_39 chromosome 7, Kyuss_2.0, whole genome shotgun sequence genome harbors these coding sequences:
- the LOC127312452 gene encoding wall-associated receptor kinase-like 8, with the protein MLALLILAMLGMAEARASVVLSSTERSTTQLLNHPISQLETRSMRGDHTSMSTSNLTPASTGNCPGICGNLSFIYPFGIGTGCFRNRDFSLSCNHTTHPPKLFLHGDSTTQVVDNISAVGMLLPLGDEQFGSGWQLNFLQVIFSKTIPMKSGIDTYNMSWTPGNSFTICEIMFLSVITCDLDVYLVDKASGTRTLVCSVTCPSIKIAEQVYKQDPDGPGSCSVLSAVTFVRTIDLQFVRRNTSKIKTQSILSILWDTININIEAPLFWSIMDQPSCSRSTEDTNYACVSNHSECSTPVSGNGYMCRCSSGYEGNPYIPDGCLSNHEYNSRPRQANCSRECGNISVPFPFGIEEGCSARKTFQFSCSNTTLPILQYNFGTIDVTYINVREGLLGVKYNSSIGDALFNSLWQPLDTQEPNLYVDPLESTTVRWAAANLTCQEAKKNTSGYACVSIHSSCLGVFSSIKGYVGYRCICLHGFQGNPYIPDGCEDIDECVRTPGICKGICENTIGNYTCTNCHDHTEYDITKMQCTPRRKQNLFLGIVIGLSTGFGTLLFGLTAIILFRRWKRNVQKKLRRKYFRKNKGLLLEQLISADEDASEKTKIFSIEELERATDNFDPARILGRGGHGTVYKGILSNQHVVAIKKSKLLGECEISDFINEVAILSQINHRNIVKLFGCCLETEVPLLVYDFIPNGSLFEILNCHSSNIFSLSWDDCLRIASEAAGALYYLHSAASISIFHRDVKSSNILLDASYGAKVSDFGASRTVPIDQSHLVTNVQGTFGYLDPEYYQTQQLNEKSDVYSFGVVLLELLIRKHAVFTADSGTKESLCNYFLSEIKSRQPRDIVAAQVRDEATEEEINKVASLAERCLRLKGEERPTMKHVETALQLLRGNRANSSQIDLAVQRRLQDRKATIENLEGRTCNTASQRSRNARYSLEQEFLSSASLPR; encoded by the exons ATGTTGGCATTGCTCATACTTGCCATGCTAGGGATGGCTGAAGCGCGAGCATCTGTTGTTTTGAGTAGCACAGAGCGGAGTACCACCCAGCTTCTGAACCACCCAATTAGTCAGTTGGAGACTAGATCCATGCGGGGCGATCATACCAGCATGAGTACTTCAAATTTGACTCCCGCCTCTACTGGTAACTGCCCCGGTATATGCGGTAACTTGAGCTTCATCTACCCATTTGGCATAGGAACTGGCTGCTTCAGGAATCGTGACTTCAGTCTCAGCTGCAACCACACCACTCATCCCCCAAAACTCTTCTTGCATGGTGATAGTACAACCCAGGTTGTGGATAATATTTCCGCCGTTGGCATGTTGCTACCTTTGGGGGACGAACAGTTCGGGTCGGGGTGGCAGTTAAACTTTCTTCAGGTCATTTTTTCCAAAACCATCCCCATGAAATCTGGCATCGATACCTACAACATGTCATGGACTCCGGGGAATAGTTTTACCATTTGTGAGATCATGTTTCTTTCTGTCATTACTTGTGACTTGGATGTATACTTGGTAGATAAAGCCAGCGGTACACGTACGTTAGTCTGCAGCGTAACCTGTCCCAGCATAAAGATCGCAGAGCAAGTGTATAAACAGGATCCCGATGGACCTGGGTCGTGCAGTGTACTTTCTGCAGTTACGTTTGTTCGTACCATTGACTTACAATTTGTTCGCCGCAATACAAGTAAGATAAAAACACAATCTATTCTAAGCATTTTGTGGGATACAATCAACATAAATATTGAGGCCCCACTCTTCTGGAGTATTATGGACCAACCGAGCTGCTCCAGGAGCACAGAAGATACCAACTATGCATGTGTCAGCAACCACAGCGAATGCTCAACTCCTGTATCCGGGAATGGTTATATGTGCCGGTGCAGCAGTGGTTATGAAGGCAATCCGTATATCCCCGATGGCTGCTTGTCCAACCACG AGTATAATTCAAGACCACGACAGGCGAATTGTTCTCGAGAGTGTGGGAATATCAGTGTCCCATTTCCTTTCGGAATAGAAGAAGGTTGTTCTGCGAGAAAAACTTTTCAGTTCAGCTGCTCAAACACTACACTGCCGATTCTCCAATATAATTTTGGCACCATTGATGTGACATACATAAACGTTAGGGAGGGGCTTCTGGGAGTCAAATATAACTCAAGTATTGGAGATGCTTTATTTAACAGTTTATGGCAACCTTTAGATACTCAAGAACCAAACTTGTATGTCGATCCTCTAGAATCAACCACTGTGCGATGGGCTGCTGCCAATCTTACATGCCAAGAGGCCAAAAAGAACACCTCTGGATATGCATGTGTAAGTATCCATAGCTCATGCCTAGGTGTCTTCAGCTCCATCAAAGGCTATGTTGGATACAGGTGCATATGTTTGCATGGTTTTCAAGGAAATCCATACATCCCAGATGGCTGTGAAG ATATTGATGAGTGCGTACGAACACCAGGAATTTGCAAAGGCATTTGCGAGAACACTATCGGGAACTACACTTGCACCAACTGCCATGATCATACAGAGTATGATATAACAAAAATGCAGTGCACTCCACGAAGAAAGCAAAATCTCTTCTTAG GTATTGTAATTGGGCTTAGCACTGGCTTTGGCACGCTACTTTTCGGTTTAACTGCAATAATTCTCTTTCGAAGATGGAAAAGAAATGTCCAGAAGAAACTAAGAaggaagtatttccgaaagaacaaGGGCCTTCTCTTAGAACAACTGATATCAGCAGACGAAGATGCGAGCGAGAAGACAAAGATTTTCTCCATAGAAGAGCTTGAAAGGGCAACAGATAACTTTGATCCTGCACGTATCCTTGGCCGTGGAGGGCATGGCACGGTCTACAAAGGGATATTGTCAAACCAGCATGTGGTGGCCATAAAAAAATCCAAGCTTCTGGGGGAGTGTGAGATCAGCGATTTCATCAACGAGGTTGCAATCCTCTCTCAGATAAATCACCGGAATATCGTTAAACTTTTTGGGTGCTGTCTTGAAACTGAGGTCCCATTACTAGTGTATGACTTCATTCCAAATGGTTCATTGTTTGAAATTCTTAATTGCCATTCCAGCAACATATTTTCTTTGTCATGGGACGACTGCCTACGGATCGCGTCAGAAGCTGCAGGGGCTTTATATTATCTGCACTCTGCAGCATCAATATCAATCTTCCATCGTGATGTGAAGTCTTCTAATATACTCTTGGACGCAAGTTATGGTGCAAAGGTTTCGGATTTCGGCGCTTCGAGAACTGTCCCTATTGATCAAAGTCATCTTGTCACAAATGTACAGGGCACGTTCGGTTACTTGGATCCAGAATATTACCAGACTCAACAGCTAAATGAGAAGAGTGATGTTTACAGTTTTGGGGTGGTACTCCTAGAACTTCTTATTAGGAAACACGCTGTTTTTACAGCCGATTCAGGAACGAAGGAGAGTTTGTGTAACTATTTCCTCTCGGAGATCAAGTCGAGGCAACCCAGAGATATAGTAGCAGCTCAAGTTCGTGATGAAGCAACGGAAGAAGAGATCAACAAGGTTGCTTCCCTTGCGGAAAGGTGCTTAAGGCTAAAAGGGGAAGAAAGGCCAACAATGAAGCATGTAGAGACAGCATTGCAGCTATTACGAGGGAATCGGGCGAATTCTTCTCAAATTGATCTAGCTGTTCAGCGAAGGTTGCAAGATCGCAAGGCCACAATCGAGAACCTGGAAGGGAGAACTTGTAACACGGCATCACAACGCAGCCGAAACGCGCGCTATAGCTTGGAGCAAGAATTCCTGTCATCGGCTAGCCTGCCACGCTAG